AGGCCTCAGCGCAGCATAAAGCCCCAGCGGATCGCCGGTGAAATTTCCAGCCAGCTGGAAGGTGAGGTTCGCCTGGTAGATGTCGCCTGCGCTGATCGTTTCCTGTAGGCGATCGAACGCCTCGGCGTATCCGCCCGGCGAAACTTGCGGCTCAAGCGGTCCGACGCTTCCGTTTCCGGCAGAACGTTCGTGGAGCCATGCTGGTACGGCCTCGGCCGCAATCCGCGACGGCGCATCGAACAGCCCCAGCCAGACCAGTGGGCCTGAGGCGCCCGTCCTCGAAGCTGCGCGATGTTCAAGCCTGCTCTCAAGCGCCAGCCCCGCCTCGTAAGCGATGAAGCCGGCCAGTTCCCCGCCTTCGCGCCGCGCCTGCTCCGCAGCCTCCAGCGTCGCTGCCACATCTTCGGGCCGCGAGGCGACAAAGACCGCGCGCGGCCGTTCGAACAGCAACGCGTCCGCCGCACCATCGCTGCGTGCATCGTCGAGTAGAACGAAAGGGTCGCGCCGCGCCATATGCCCAGCCTTTACCGCAGCGGCAGGCTATGTCGAGGGATAGCTTGACCCTGCCGCCTCGACTGCGCCAAACCGCTGGCAACACATGACAAGAGGACACGGGGCCAGATGAGCGATATTTTCCTAGGATTGGGCGGCAATGGAGAGAACCAGTATCTCAGGCTGGCGCAGGCCAATCGCCACGGATTGATCGCCGGAGCCACCGGCACGGGCAAGACCGTCACTCTGCAGGGCCTTGCAGAAAGCTTCTCCGCTCGCGGCGTCCCCGTATTCGTGGCCGATGTCAAAGGCGACCTGTCCGGCATCTCCATGGCCGGTTCCCCCCAGTTCAAGCATGCGGTCAAGCTGGAAGGCCGCGCGAAGGAACTGGGCATGGACGACTATGCCTATGCCGACAATGCGGCGGTGTTCTGGGACCTCTATGGGGAAAAGGGTTTCCCGATCCGCACGACGATTTCGGAAATGGGTCCGCTGCTCCTGGCACGGCTGCTGGACCTCAACGACACCCAGGAAGGCGTGCTCAACATCGTCTTCCGCTATGCCGACGAGAACAATTTGCTGCTGCTCGACCTTGGCGACCTGCAGGCCATGCTGACCTTCGCCTATGAAAACGCCAAGGACCTGTCCGGCAAATACGGCAATGTCTCCAAGGCCAGCGTGGGGGCGATCCAGCGCCAGCTGCTCAGCTTCGAGAGCCAGGGAGCGGACGAATTCTTCGGCGAGCCTGCGCTGGAGATCGACGATTTCCTCGCCACCGACGAAAAGGGTCGTGGCGTGATCAACGTGCTAGCTGCCGACAAGCTGATGCGCAGTCCCAAACTCTACGCGACCTTCCTGCTCTGGCTGCTGGCCGAACTGTTCGAAACGCTCCCCGAGGTCGGCGACCCGGACAAGCCGAAGCTGGTGTTCTTCTTCGACGAGGCACACCTCCTCTTCGACGATGC
This DNA window, taken from Qipengyuania seohaensis, encodes the following:
- a CDS encoding helicase HerA-like domain-containing protein; protein product: MSDIFLGLGGNGENQYLRLAQANRHGLIAGATGTGKTVTLQGLAESFSARGVPVFVADVKGDLSGISMAGSPQFKHAVKLEGRAKELGMDDYAYADNAAVFWDLYGEKGFPIRTTISEMGPLLLARLLDLNDTQEGVLNIVFRYADENNLLLLDLGDLQAMLTFAYENAKDLSGKYGNVSKASVGAIQRQLLSFESQGADEFFGEPALEIDDFLATDEKGRGVINVLAADKLMRSPKLYATFLLWLLAELFETLPEVGDPDKPKLVFFFDEAHLLFDDAPEALEEKVEQVVRLIRSKGVGVYFVTQNPIDIPEKIAGQLGNRVQHALRAFTPRDQRAIKAAAETFRINPDLDVEEAITELKVGEALVSTLDEDGAPSVVQRTLIKPPHSRLGPVTEKERKIVNSVSDLDGKYDEAIDRESAEEVLAAKTLDAAETAKEVEEKGEEEVRKRERKSPSMWSKAGKAAATAAAGSLSSVAVAAVLGKKSRADPVRTGLNAFVRNIVGGLMR